The genomic segment CTCCAGCGCCGCCAGGATCATCAGCGGGATCAGCTTCTCGGGGAAGTGGCGCGGGCCGTAATTGTTCGAGCAGTTCGTCACCAGAACCGGCAGGCCGTAGGTCTCGTGCCAGGCGCGGGCGAGATGGTCGGAGGCCGCTTTTGACGCCGAGTAGGGCGAGCGCGGATCGTAACGGCTCTCCTCAGTGAAGAAGGCGTCGGGCGGCAGCGAGCCGTAGACCTCGTCGGTCGAGACGTGGAGGAAGCGGAACGTCGCCTTGGCCTCGCGGTCGAGGCTTTCCCAATGGGTGCGGGCGCCGTCGAGCATGACCTGGGTGCCGATGACGTTGGTGCGCACGAAGGCACCCGGATCGGTGATCGAGCGATCGACATGGCTCTCGGCGGCCAGATGCATCACCGCCTCGGGCCTGAACTCGGCGTAGAGGGCGTGGACGCGGGCCGGATCGCAGATGTCGGCCTGTTCCAGGCGGTGGCGCGGGTCGTCCGCCAGCGGCTGCAGCGAGATCGGATTGGCGGCATAGGTCATGGCATCGAGGGTCAGCACCTCGTGGCCGAGATCCTGCACCAGATGCAGCACGAGCGCGGAGCCGATGAAGCCGCAGCCGCCCGTTACCAGAATGCGCATCGATCTCAACTCCGTCCAATTCCTGCCAGCGGGGTCGGCATCCGCGGGATGGGCAAGGGCCACGCTCGGCCGCGCCTACGCCAACCTGAGGTCGGGCTCAATCCGCCCGACCGAACGATCTCGATACCTTGACTCAGAACACCCGCCCGAGATCGGCCAGAAGCGGCGCCGCCTTGTCCTTGCCCGAGAGGATCGCATCCGCTTCGGCCACCGGCCATTCAATGCCGATCGCCGGATCGTTCCAGCGCAGGTTCCTGTCGTCGGCTGGGCTGTAATAGGCGTCCACCTTGTAGGCGACCATGGTGTCCGGCTCCAGGGTGCAGAAGCCATGGGCAAAGCCGGCGGGCACGAAGAGCTGTTCGCCGCCGGTCGCATCGAGCCGCACCGCGACGTGGCGGCCGTAGGTCGGAGAGTCGGAGCGCAGGTCAACGGCGACATCGAGGATCGCGCCGGCGAGCACCCGGATCAGCTTGGCCTGGGCGTTGGGTGCGACTTGGAAGTGCAGGCCCCGGATCGTGCCGGCGGGCGCGGAGAAGGACTGGTTGTCCTGCACGAAGGCGTTGGCGATCCCGTGCTCGGACAGGATATCGGCCCGGTAGATCTCGGAGAACCAGCCGCGGTCGTCGCCGTGGCGCTTCGGGATCACCCGTTTGACCGCCGGAATCTCAGTATCGATGACCTGCATCCGCCGCTCCTGACTTGTCCGTATCGGCTCGCCGTGGGCGTAGGCCGCGCGAAGGCGGCGAAGTCAAGGCCGCATCGTCATGCGGCCTCATATCCCGCGCCTTGCCCCGCTCCTTGCGTAACCGTGGCGGGCTGACTACCGCTCGCGCCGGCCGGCGGTCACTGTCGGCGAGGAGGGAAGCTCGAATGACGACGCCGCGCGCCAACCGTTCACGCCATCGCCCGAGGCACATCTTCGCCGCGGCGCTGCTGCTCGCCGTGTCCGGCACAGGCGCCTTCGCGCAAAAGGCCTCGGACCTCTCCGGCCTGTGGCAGACGGAGACGGCGGGCTCGACCGTGCGCATCGCCCGTTGCGGCGGCGGCTATTGCGGTGTGATCGCCGCGACCGCCGGCGCCGGCCTCGACGCTCAGAACCCCGATCCGGCGCTGCGTTCGCGCAAGCTCGTCGGCGTGCAGATCATGCAGGCCGGCACCCCGAGCGGCAACGGCTTCGAGGGCAGCCTCTACAATCCGAACGACGGCAAGACCTATTCGGGCAGCGTCACGCCGAAGGGACCCGACACCATCGAAGTGGCGGGCTGCGTGCTCAGCGTTCTGTGCAAGCGCCAGACCTGGCGGCGGATTCGGTAGAGCGAACCCCCGCCTCTCCCGCTCAGTGATCCGCGCTTCCGGGCGCGGATTCCATCGCGCTGTCGATGAGCGCGGCCTTCTCGGCCGGCGGCTCGGCGCTCGCCATGGCCTTCGTCTCCAGAAGAGGCTGCAGGCGGGCGGCGAGCTGCTTGTCGAGGTGGCGGGCGTAGGCCCCCTTGAAGTAGCGGGCGCCGGTGCCGGGGCCGTAGATCCGGTCGTGGGCGACCGCCATGCGATCGACCTCAGGGCGACACAGGAAGCCGGTCACTCCGGCCGCCTCGTACCAGCGCCCGTCCCGCGCGAGCCGCATCGCCTTCGGGTTGGAGACCACGGTTTCGGCAAAGCACGCCGTTGCCGCTTCCTCGAGCGGCGCCAGCACCGCGTGCTCGGAGCCGGCCACGTGCTGCCGGGCCGGACGCGCCTCGGCCGCGGGGCCGAGCAGGACGAAGGCAAGACCGACGAACGGCAAGGCTCTCATCACGGCTCTCATGGGGCGCCTCGAACGAGTATGGAACGCCGCCAGTGTTCGCCGAAGATCGCGCCGGATCTAGGGCGAAAACCGATCACCCGTGCCGCAGCGCGGAACAAATCCGAATCTGTCGCCGGGCCGCCACAGCACGATCCGTGCGAACCGCTTCGCGCCGACGCAGCCTGACAGGCGAAATCAGCCGCGCCGCATCGCGTTCCAGCTGCCGTTGCAACTGATCGGGCCGTCGCCAAGGGTCGACCAGCGGCCGGCGCCGGTCCCGTTGGCGGACAACCGCCCAAACACTTGGGCGGCATCGCTGCCGCGGGAGATGGTGCCGCGGACCGTCCCATTTGCCGCGACGCGCCCGCTGATCCCGACCTCTCCGCCGCTGTAGACGGCCTCGCCGCGCTGGATCTGAATCCCGTAGCGATAAGCCCGGTCGCAGGGGCCGTCGAGGGTCACGACCTCGATGCTCCAGCGGCCGTCGTAGCGGTGCGGCACCTGAACCTTGCGCTTGGCTGCCTCCGATGTCCCGGCGCTGCCGACGGCGATGGCGAAGGTGGCGACGGCAAGGATCGGAAGGCGCATGGGATGACATCCGGCTCAAGACATGGGGCCGTGTCGGCCCGTTTCAGCCGGAAGATCGTCTTGCGTCCCGCAGTGTCAAGGTTGCTCACGCGGCCTTGAGCGCCAGTCAGCCCGTCCCGCGCTCGGCCGCCTCCCGCAGGAGCGCCAACAGGTCGCAACCGGCGAACAGGAAGCCTCCGACGCCCGCTTGGCGCAGAGCCTCGGCCTCGGCGGGTTTGCCGGCGAGGTAGATGGTGCCGGCGCCGGCCGCCTTCAGCGCCTCGGCCGCGGGCACGGCCTCGGTCTGGTAGACGGTGTCGGACGAGCACAGGCAGGCGATCCGCGCGCCCGACGCCTTGAAGGCATCGGCCAGGGCCTGCCTATCGGAGAAGCCGTCATTGCCGATGGCCTCGATGCCACCCGCGGCGAAGGCGTTGGCGGCGAAAGTCGAGCGGGCATTGTGGACCGCCACGGGACCGAGATTGGCCAGGAAGACCGCCGGGCGCTTGCCCGTCCGCTCGCGGACGGCGTCGGAGGCGTCGCGCAGGACCTCGTAGGGTTCGGCGAGGCGTTGCGACGGCAAGGCCCCCTCCGAGGAAGCGGCGGGGTTCGGCGCCACGTCGAGCACCGTCACCGGCTGCTCGGCGAGGAAGGGGAACTCGCTGGCGCCGGTCAGCGGCTCCTTGCGGGTCGCGACCGCCCGTGCCCGGGCCTGCGCCACCGCCGCGATCCGACCCGCGAAGGCGCCGGACTCCAGGCTCGCGGCGATCCCGCCCTCCCGCTCGATCTCCTGGAAGGCCGCCCAGGCCTTCTCGGTCAGTTCGGCGGTCAGCGCCTCGAAGCCGCCCGCGCCGGCCGCCGGATCGGAGACCTTGGCGAGGTTCGATTCCTCGATCAAAACGATCTGGCTGTTGCGCACCACCCTCCGGGCAAAGGGGTCGGGCAGACCAAGCGCCAGGGTGTAGGGCAGCGCGGTCACCGAATCCGCCCCGCCAAGGCCGGCGGAGGCCGAGGCCATGGTGGTGCGCAGGATGTTCACGAAAGGATCGCGGCGGCTCATCATCCGCCACGCAGTCTCGGCCAGGACCCGCAGCGGCTTCGGCTCGAGGCCGCAGGCCTGCTCGACCCGAGCCCAGAGCCGCCGGATCGCGCGGAACTTGGCGATGGTCAGGAATTCGTCGGCATCCGCCACCAGCAGGACCGCGATCTGGTCGCGCGCGAGCGCGAGATCGTGGCCGCCGGCCTCCAGCGCCCGCAGATAGGCGACCGCCGTCGCGAGCACGGCAGCCAGTTCCTGCACCTCGCTCGCCCCCGCCTCGTGATAGGGCCGGGCATCGGCCAAGGCCGCGCGCCCATGGTATCCGGCGAAGGCGGTGACGGTCTCGGAGAGGCGTGCCTCCCACCCCTGGTCGAGCCGGCCGGTGGCGGCGCGGGTGCCGATCGGGTCGAGACCGAGATCGAGGTCGAGCGCGGACGGGTCGTCGCCGCGACGATCGATCAGTTGCTTGAGAAGCGCCGCCGTCTCGAATCCGGCCGGGCCGGCATCGAGCCGCAGGGCGATGAGCGGCAGCATCACGCCCGTCAGCGCCGCATCCAGCGCATCGACGGACGGAAGTTCGAGGCCGAAGCCGCGGGCGGCACGGGCGTCGCGATGGACGAGGACCAGCGCATCGGCACCGCCTTCGAGGTCGGCCAGCGCCTGTGCTCCGGCCTTCTCGGCATCGGGATGGTCGATGCGCTGCGCCAGACGCCACGGGCCGGGCGCCCGCACCGGCTGGGCCACCGCAGCGGCCGGCTCGTAGAAGGGCTCGATGCGCAGGCCGTCGGCGGTCTTCGACACGAGACGCTTCTCGAAGTCCGCCCCCTTCAGCGCGGCTTCGACGGCTTGGCGCCAGCGCTCGCGGGTGGCGGGCTCGAACAACTCGGCGAGCGGACGATCTTCCATCTTGGGCGAGACCTTGACGATTCGGCGTTTCCCGACCGCTTCTTCAAAGAGCGGCGACTTGGCCGCAAGCCCTCGCACGGGGCGCGGGCAGGCGACAACCGACTTTAGTCCAGGTTGCCGCCTCCGCCTCGCTCAAAATCCTGAAGGCTCAGCTAAAAAGAATCAGTCCCGCGAAGCCGAGCGAGCCGACGATGATGCGCCACCACGCGAACAGCCAGAAGCCGTGGCGGGAGACGTAGTCGAGCACCGTGCGCACCACGATCAAGGCCGAGATGAAGGCGGCGACGAAGCCGATGACGATCAGCAGCGCGTCGTTGGAGGAGAGGTTCTTGTAGTTGTCGAGCAGGTCCTTGGCGAAGGCGCCGGCCATGGTCGGCATGGCGAGGTAGAACGAGAACTCGGTGGCCGAGCGCTTGCTCGCCCCCATCAGCATTGCGCCGACGATGGTGGCGCCGGAGCGCGACACGCCGGGGATCATCGCCACGCATTGGAACAGGCCGATCTTGAGCGCCATCGGCAGGCTGAACTCGAACACGTCGGTCTTGCGGGGATGCTCGGTCGGACCGTCGTGCGTTCCATCATTCGGAGCCGCCTTCGGCTCGCCGACCGTGTCGTCGATGATGAGGAGCACGATGCCGCCGGCCACCAGCGTGGCGCAGACGATCCACGGGTTGAACAGATAGAGCTTGATGTACTTGGAGAAGAGCCCGCCGACGATCGCCGCGGGCAGGAAGGCGATGAGGATCGCGAGCACGAAGCGGCGCGCCCGCGGATCGTTCGGCAGCGCGGTGGCGATGCTCCACAGCCGGCCGAAATAGACGAACAGGATCGCCAGGATCGCGCCCAATTGGATCAGCACCTCGAAGGTGTTGTTGGGCGAGTGGAAGCCGATGAAGTGGCCGATGAGGAGCTGATGCCCGGTCGAGGAGACCGGGATGAACTCGGTGGCGCCTTCCACCACGGCGAGCACGAGCGCCTTCGCGATCAGGACGAGATCCATAAGCCTGCCATTCCCCACGCCGATGTGCCGGCGATTCAGGGCGCGGCAGACGACGGCGATGCGGCAGCTTTGCGGCGGTAGGGTTGACGGGCGGTTACCGGGTTGCGGCGGGTTTGTTAATGAGGTGGCAACGTTGGAGAAATAATCCTGGCGCGTCGCCCCAATTTCGCCGGTGCGACACGGTCTGCCCAGGGCTCTGCCTTCTTTACCGCTGAACCACGGCCTCGATGGCGACGCTCTATCACTCCCCGTTCTGCCCGAACTCGCGCTTCATCCGCCTCGTCCTGGCCGAGATGGGGATGGAGCCGACTCTCGTCGAGGAACGGGCCTGGGAGCGCCGCCGCGACTTCCTCATCGTCAACCCGGCGGGCACCACGCCGGTGCTGGTGGAGCAGACCGGGCTCGCCATTCCCGGCGCGGGCGTGATCGCGGAATATCTCGACGAAACGCGGGGGGCTCGGCCTCGCCGGACGGCGGCTTCTGCCCGACACCACCCAGGCGCGGGTGGAGGTGCGGCGCCTGCTCGACTGGTTCCTCGTCAAGTTCAACAGCGAGGTGACCGAGTATCTCGTCACCGAGAAGATCGATAAGCGCTTCATGCCCTCCGCCGCCGGAGGCGGCCCGCCGGACATGAACGCCATTCGTGCGGCGCGCACCAACGTGCGCTATCACCTCCAATATGTCGGCTACCTGATCGGGCAGCGCCGCTGGCTCGCGGGCAACGACCTGACCTATGCCGACCTCGCGGCGGCGGCCCACCTTTCCTGCGTGGACTATCTCGGCGACGTGCCATGGGACGAGGACGAGATGGCGAAGGACTGGTACGCGCGGGTGAAATCCCGCCCGTCCTTCCGCGCGCTGCTGGCCGACCGGGCACCGGGGATGCCGGCGGCCGCTCACTACGCGGATCTGGATTTCTGAAACCCGAAAAGGCCGTCCTCACGGGTCGCGCCCTGCGCGAGACCATTGAGGCGCGCGCGCGCCGGCTCGGCTTCGAGGCGTTCCGCGTCACCCGTCCCGACGCCGTACCGGACCTGCGCGAGCGCTTGCCGGCATGGCTCGCCGCGGGCCATCACGGCACGATGGACTGGATGGAGGAGCGGGCCGACCAGCGCGCCGCGCCCTCCGCCCTGTGGGCCGAGACGCGCAGCATCGTCATGCTCGGCATGAATGCGGGCCCTGAGCGCGATCCCCTCGAACTCATCCAGCTGAAGGATCGCGCCGCCATCGCCGCCTATGCGCAACGGCGCGACTATCACGATGTCATCAAGGGCAAGCTGAAGGAACTCGGCGGCTTCCTCTCCGCCCGCTCCGGCCAGCCGGTGAAGGTCTTCGTCGATACCGCGCCCGTCATGGAGAAGCCGCTGGCCCAGGCCGCCGGGCTCGGCTGGCAGGGCAAGCACACGGTGCTGATCTCGCGCGAGCACGGCAACTGGCTGATGCTCGGCGCGATCTTTTCCCGCGCCGAGCTCGAACCCGACACCCCCGAGACCGACCATTGCGGCTCCTGCCGCCGCTGCCTCGACATCTGCCCGACGGACGCCTTCCCGGCCCCTTACCAACTCGATGCGCGCCGCTGCATCGCCTACCTCACCATCGAGCATCAGGGCCCGATCCCCGCCGAATTCCGCGAAAAGATCGGCAACCGGGTGTTCGGCTGCGACGACTGCCTCGCGGTCTGTCCCTGGAACAAGTTCGCGGGTGCGGCGCGGGAGAGCCGCATGGCCGCCCGCGACGATCTCGCCGCGCCGCCGCTCGCCGAACTCGCTCGCCTCGACGATGCGGGATTTCGCACCCGCTTTGCCGGCACGCCGATCAAGCGCACCGGCCGCGACCGCTTCCTGCGCAACGTGCTGATTGCCATCGGCAATTCCGGTGATGCCGCCCTCGCCGCGGAGGCGGTGGCCTGTCTCGCCGAGCCCGATCCGGTGGTGCGCGGTGCCGCCGTCTGGGCCTGCGGCCGGTTGCTGCCCCAAGAGCGGCTGCACGAACTCTTCGATGCCCATGGACACGGGGGAAACGGAGGCGCATGTGAGGGAGGAATGGCGTGAGGCCGCCGCCCTCCCTATGGAAGCGGACGGCCTACGGGAGACCTGACACCGCATGAACCTGTTCGTCTTCGGCCTCGGCTTCTCCGCCCGGCATTTTGCCGAGCGTGAACGGGCGCGATTCAACGCGGTGCGGGCGACGGTGACCGAGCCCGAGCGGGCCAGGAGTCTCGCGGCCGAGACCGGGTTCACCCTGCGCGCCTTCGGACCTGAGGCGGACGATCCCCGCATCGCCGAGGATCTCGCCGACACCGACGTCCTGCTGATCTCCGCTCCGCCGGGCCGGGACGGCGACACGGTGCTCGCCCGCTACCGCGACACCATCGCGAAAAGCCGCATCGGCTGGATCGGCTATCTCTCGACCATCGGCGTCTACGGCGACCAAGGAGGTGCCTGGATCGACGAGACGACGCCCGCCACGCCGAAGAGCGCCCGCTCGCGCGACCGCCTCGCCGTCGAGAATGCATGGCTCGCGCTGGGCGCCGAGACCGGCAAGGCGGTGCAGGTGTTTCGCCTCTCGGGCATCTACGGCCCCGGCCGCAATCCGATC from the Methylorubrum extorquens genome contains:
- the rffG gene encoding dTDP-glucose 4,6-dehydratase (Evidence 2a : Function from experimental evidences in other organisms; PubMedId : 7559340; Product type e : enzyme), with the translated sequence MRILVTGGCGFIGSALVLHLVQDLGHEVLTLDAMTYAANPISLQPLADDPRHRLEQADICDPARVHALYAEFRPEAVMHLAAESHVDRSITDPGAFVRTNVIGTQVMLDGARTHWESLDREAKATFRFLHVSTDEVYGSLPPDAFFTEESRYDPRSPYSASKAASDHLARAWHETYGLPVLVTNCSNNYGPRHFPEKLIPLMILAALEGKPLPVYGDGLNERDWIHVEDHARGLVAVLERGRLGETYLLGGRSVRNNLAVVKALCAAFDQLKPENGPHERLISFVADRPGHDRRYAIDPSKAEAEVGWRPTKVFEEALTETVRWYLDNEAWWRPIREGRYSGERLGLAPKSA
- the rfbC gene encoding dTDP-4-dehydrorhamnose 3,5-epimerase (Evidence 2a : Function from experimental evidences in other organisms; PubMedId : 1710759; Product type e : enzyme); amino-acid sequence: MQVIDTEIPAVKRVIPKRHGDDRGWFSEIYRADILSEHGIANAFVQDNQSFSAPAGTIRGLHFQVAPNAQAKLIRVLAGAILDVAVDLRSDSPTYGRHVAVRLDATGGEQLFVPAGFAHGFCTLEPDTMVAYKVDAYYSPADDRNLRWNDPAIGIEWPVAEADAILSGKDKAAPLLADLGRVF
- a CDS encoding conserved protein of unknown function; putative exported protein (Evidence 4 : Unknown function but conserved in other organisms), with the translated sequence MTTPRANRSRHRPRHIFAAALLLAVSGTGAFAQKASDLSGLWQTETAGSTVRIARCGGGYCGVIAATAGAGLDAQNPDPALRSRKLVGVQIMQAGTPSGNGFEGSLYNPNDGKTYSGSVTPKGPDTIEVAGCVLSVLCKRQTWRRIR
- a CDS encoding conserved exported protein of unknown function (Evidence 4 : Unknown function but conserved in other organisms); protein product: MRAVMRALPFVGLAFVLLGPAAEARPARQHVAGSEHAVLAPLEEAATACFAETVVSNPKAMRLARDGRWYEAAGVTGFLCRPEVDRMAVAHDRIYGPGTGARYFKGAYARHLDKQLAARLQPLLETKAMASAEPPAEKAALIDSAMESAPGSADH
- a CDS encoding protein of unknown function; putative exported protein (Evidence 5 : Unknown function) gives rise to the protein MRLPILAVATFAIAVGSAGTSEAAKRKVQVPHRYDGRWSIEVVTLDGPCDRAYRYGIQIQRGEAVYSGGEVGISGRVAANGTVRGTISRGSDAAQVFGRLSANGTGAGRWSTLGDGPISCNGSWNAMRRG
- the mcmB gene encoding methylmalonyl-CoA beta subunit (Evidence 2a : Function from experimental evidences in other organisms; PubMedId : 14734568; Product type e : enzyme), yielding MRGLAAKSPLFEEAVGKRRIVKVSPKMEDRPLAELFEPATRERWRQAVEAALKGADFEKRLVSKTADGLRIEPFYEPAAAVAQPVRAPGPWRLAQRIDHPDAEKAGAQALADLEGGADALVLVHRDARAARGFGLELPSVDALDAALTGVMLPLIALRLDAGPAGFETAALLKQLIDRRGDDPSALDLDLGLDPIGTRAATGRLDQGWEARLSETVTAFAGYHGRAALADARPYHEAGASEVQELAAVLATAVAYLRALEAGGHDLALARDQIAVLLVADADEFLTIAKFRAIRRLWARVEQACGLEPKPLRVLAETAWRMMSRRDPFVNILRTTMASASAGLGGADSVTALPYTLALGLPDPFARRVVRNSQIVLIEESNLAKVSDPAAGAGGFEALTAELTEKAWAAFQEIEREGGIAASLESGAFAGRIAAVAQARARAVATRKEPLTGASEFPFLAEQPVTVLDVAPNPAASSEGALPSQRLAEPYEVLRDASDAVRERTGKRPAVFLANLGPVAVHNARSTFAANAFAAGGIEAIGNDGFSDRQALADAFKASGARIACLCSSDTVYQTEAVPAAEALKAAGAGTIYLAGKPAEAEALRQAGVGGFLFAGCDLLALLREAAERGTG
- the bacA gene encoding Undecaprenyl-diphosphatase (Undecaprenyl pyrophosphate phosphatase) (Bacitracin resistance protein) (Evidence 2b : Function from indirect experimental evidences (e.g. phenotypes); PubMedId : 11743193, 11743194; Product type e : enzyme), with the protein product MDLVLIAKALVLAVVEGATEFIPVSSTGHQLLIGHFIGFHSPNNTFEVLIQLGAILAILFVYFGRLWSIATALPNDPRARRFVLAILIAFLPAAIVGGLFSKYIKLYLFNPWIVCATLVAGGIVLLIIDDTVGEPKAAPNDGTHDGPTEHPRKTDVFEFSLPMALKIGLFQCVAMIPGVSRSGATIVGAMLMGASKRSATEFSFYLAMPTMAGAFAKDLLDNYKNLSSNDALLIVIGFVAAFISALIVVRTVLDYVSRHGFWLFAWWRIIVGSLGFAGLILFS
- a CDS encoding protein of unknown function (Evidence 5 : Unknown function), producing MATLYHSPFCPNSRFIRLVLAEMGMEPTLVEERAWERRRDFLIVNPAGTTPVLVEQTGLAIPGAGVIAEYLDETRGARPRRTAASARHHPGAGGGAAPARLVPRQVQQRGDRVSRHREDR
- a CDS encoding putative glutathione S-transferase (fragment) (Evidence 3 : Putative function from multiple computational evidences), which encodes MEVRRLLDWFLVKFNSEVTEYLVTEKIDKRFMPSAAGGGPPDMNAIRAARTNVRYHLQYVGYLIGQRRWLAGNDLTYADLAAAAHLSCVDYLGDVPWDEDEMAKDWYARVKSRPSFRALLADRAPGMPAAAHYADLDF
- the queG gene encoding Epoxyqueuosine reductase translates to MPAWLAAGHHGTMDWMEERADQRAAPSALWAETRSIVMLGMNAGPERDPLELIQLKDRAAIAAYAQRRDYHDVIKGKLKELGGFLSARSGQPVKVFVDTAPVMEKPLAQAAGLGWQGKHTVLISREHGNWLMLGAIFSRAELEPDTPETDHCGSCRRCLDICPTDAFPAPYQLDARRCIAYLTIEHQGPIPAEFREKIGNRVFGCDDCLAVCPWNKFAGAARESRMAARDDLAAPPLAELARLDDAGFRTRFAGTPIKRTGRDRFLRNVLIAIGNSGDAALAAEAVACLAEPDPVVRGAAVWACGRLLPQERLHELFDAHGHGGNGGACEGGMA
- a CDS encoding protein of unknown function (Evidence 5 : Unknown function), producing the protein MPSAIPVMPPSPRRRWPVSPSPIRWCAVPPSGPAAGCCPKSGCTNSSMPMDTGETEAHVREEWREAAALPMEADGLRET